The DNA sequence AAGCTACCCTCAGAATTTTTTAACGCTCTATCAATTTCCGAATTTATGTGTGCATCAGAAAAACTATAGCCTAAAACTACAAGAACTTTTTCGGATTGATTTTCCGATTGTAGAGCATGCCTTGCCAAAGTTAACAACTGGGCGAAAGGATCTAGTTGTGTTTCCCGATACTTCGTCGAAGCAGGCCAGATCATCACTTGTTTATTTGTTACATTATGTAGCTTCTCAGACGCTATACGTCGAGGTAATGGATCTTCATCTACCTGAGTCCAGTCTATAGAGCCATGAAGCTTTAGAACTCTGGTGCCAACATCTTTATGGAAAAATTTCTCGTAATTCCACCACCCAGTTGCACCTCCATCAATACCGTCGTAAAATGGTATTTTCTCCAGCGCTAGGGCATCTTCGAGCAGGGTATCATAATTGAGATTGATATATGTAACTTTCCCAGTACTAGTTTGTTTCCCTGGTCTGGTTGGTCTGTGAACGGATTTCACGAATGACCTATGAACACTGATATCGGTTTCATCATCAGGATTTTGAATAGCTGAAGCGATACCCTGTTTGATCTCTTCAAGTGCAGTTCTCAGATCATTACTGGAGACGGATTGATTCCCTATATATAGAGATGAATCAACAATACCGCGATTTCGTCTGCGATCAATAATTGACAAAAAGTCTACAATATCGCTCAGATAATCTTCGATATTTGAATCTCTTGCCCCGGCAAATTGTTTTGAAACTTCCTGTAGTATCTGTTTTGATTTATCGCTAAGTTCGGAACTTATAACTACTTTTGCTGTTAGATCTGCCATGAGTGGCAGATTTGCAATTCTACTACAACCAGCTCCAATCAGGAACACGCAATTTCCTTGAATTATCAGGTCTTCAAGTGCATGTACTTCTTCTTGATAACTATTATAGATTACGTTCAAATCATCTTGCCCAGGCATCTAAAACCTCCATTTGCTGTATTTATTTCTTCATTGTTTGCGCTAAACATGATCACCAAGGTCCTCAAGTTGGAATACTCGATTTATATATTCATCTGTATCTTCCATAAACACCACGTTGTTCCTCATGTACTCCTCAGGATCATATCCACGGAGTTTAAGTTCGTTTTTTGGTGTCCAGGATAGAATCCAACTACTGAGGATAACATTGGGATCACCCAGCCTTGCTTCAATATCTTTGATGGTCTTGTGGAACTGGATTTTAGGACTGTTGATACCTTCGTGCATGAGTCCATGCGGTTCGATAAAGTGAACATATTGCTTATCGCCAGAGAGCATCCAGAGGATAAAATCGGGGTGGAAGTTACCCGCTTCAAAGAAGCCCACTCCTTTGCCCCGGCTGAGATTGCGGAGGAGAAATAGTTCCATACCGGTTGATTTCATCAAGTGGTTGTTCTTATCACACCAGTCTTTTAAATCTGTTACAAACTGGTACTCACTCTCACCCAATGCAATTGGCAGAATTGTGATGTTCCCGCCGCTTTGGACGTGGAACAGGGGTTGAAAGAGGTGTTTACCAAAATTGCAGGCTTTCAGGTCACCCACTGCTATTAGATCTTGTTTATTACTGATGATTTCTTGCTTGAGCTTCTCTATCTGTTGAATCAGCGTCTGATCGTCCCCATCAACAATAATCCTATATTGATCCTCTGATGGGAGATTATCATCATCTCTGGTGAGCTCACGAAGCTCTAATCTCGGTTCAATAAAGGACTTCTTACAGAAATTGTAGTACTTCTCTGTAAATCGTCTTACCAATTCCGTGGCAATCTGCTGCAGGATGAGAACATCTTGGTAGTTTTGTGGAGCCAGCCTTGTTTCAGGGAGATACAGCCTATACCAGGATGAATCAGATAGTAGGCTTGTGATGCCTTGTTTGGTAATAGTGAGATTGTGCCAGCTCTTTTCCCTTTTGAAACGTTCCAACTCGAAATATAATGAATCCAAATCCAAGAGGCTGATATGCTTGGATTTTAGTTTTACCTCATCCTTTTGCCCGCCTTGAAGTGTGCCTTTGGATTTGATGGACTGGATGCGTGGATACCAATCTGAGACTACCGCATTTTTTTGTAGATACTGAGGAACTGATCCTATTGATGGGATGGGGCCATCTTTCTTAAAGTCATATTCAGATCCATCTTGCTTCTTCTTAGGCCTTAGAATCTTTAGTTTCTTACCAAAATCGGCTGTCACGTTCATGGGAATTGTGATCACTTCCCGTTTCTCATTGCCGGGCAAGCCTTCATCCTTGAGAAACTGCCTAAATTTCTCCATGAAGTCTGCTTCGATGCCAAAGACATTGAGTGTTTCAATGTCTTCGATGAAATCGGGCTTTTTAAGCTCATGAATGTGTCCGCTACGTTTCAGACTCCAGTTGTACCCTTTTAAACGCACTCCCCGCCCAAACAGCTGAATAATCTGAGTACCCTCAGTACGTCCCACATGCATTAAACCCATGGTACTCACACGCCAGCAGTCCCAGCCTTCGATAAACTTCTTGGACCCTACCAGCAGATTTATTGAAGATGAAGAGTCCTTAACTGAAGCAAACATGGCTTCCGTAAAATCACTTTCCTCCACACTTAGTTGGATATCAAATTGCCGGGCATACGCTTCAACATGATCGCAGAGACCTTTGGCATCACCGACGTTTATCAACCCGAAGGGGATATCTGAGTTCCCTAAATACAATGCAACTTCGCCTGAATCACCCTTGATCCTATCCATTCTTAACTGGCCGCTTGCTGGATTGTTGAACAAATGCTTCAGTATATCCAGATAAACCACATCTAAGTTGTCGTGGGCATTGAGAGTTTTGAGTAGATAGGCAAAGGAATGCGCGAAGATATCATTGCCGTTATCATCCAACAGACCAGTGCTATGGCCGCCTCCATATAGAATCTGTTCGATGTAACGAATGAAGGCATCCTTGTTGGACAAGAATTTGGCAAAAAAGACAATAATCAGGCCAACATCAGCCAGCAACTCCTCACTGGGCAATTCTATCTTTTGCTTGCCCTTTTTCTTTGTGACCGTGCTGCCGACAAACACCCACAGAGGTTTCTCAAGATTGAAGGGTTCCAGCTCTCGAGCCTTATCTTGATATACTTTAAGTTGTTGGTAATATTTAAGTAAACAAGCCGTTAGGTAGATATCCTGAACCTTTTGATAGGTTTTGGGCAGGTTCAGAATCTGATAATCCTTGCCAAAGCCATCTTCATAAAACCACCGATAGGAATAGTCAAAGATGATCGCTTTGGCATAACTGTCTTCGAAGGTTCTATTATTCGCAGAAGCCACAGCTTGGGCAAAGGTGGCGGAATACTCAAAAGTAAAGCCCTTGGCACAGAGCTCTGATCTTCTGGTAAACCATACACCTTCTTCTTTGCCGCTCATGCCACGATGCCCCTCATCCACCAGTAAAAGGTTCTGATCTCCCAAGCTGCGGGTGGCAATAGTGTTCGGGCCTTCACTATCCCCCAGTTTGGTGATTTCTATCACATCGATAGTCCCATATCTGCCGCTGGATTTTGGATTGAGCTTTTGAGCTAAATAGAATCCACTCAAATTGAGCTCTTCCAGATGTTGTTCACTCAACCGTTCATTGGGACTCAGCAGGATGACGCGGGATATCTCATTGGCCTTGGGGTGTTTATTCGCGTAGAGCTGAAACTGCAGAAGGTTAACATGCATCAGCAAGGTTTTCCCGCTACCCGTGGCGTTTTGCAGGCAAAGTTTATTAAGGTCATCGATAGCATATGGATCGATGTTCAAAAAACCAGTCCATCTATCGTTAAAGAGCTGCACATAGGCATTCAGATCATCCAACAGCTTCTCTTTATCTGTGAAATAGCGATCAAGGTATATCTCCACAAAGAGCAATGAAAGCCACTGGAAGTACTTCCATTTGATAGGACGATAACGCATTTTGTTGATGGCATTTGTGTGAGATACTATGTTTTCTTCATAGATCAAAAGCTGGTCTTTGCTGATAGGATGGAACTCGTTGTAAAAAAGCTCGCTATCCACCAGCGCATGATAAAACATATGCAAGCCGTCTGTGTCAAAGCCCTCCAAACGAGTGTCTTTTAGAGGGGCAGCCAATCTGTGGAAGGGACGAGTGTGATCTACATCATCCGCTATGGGATCTATTCCAAACTGGCTCATCAGCCATTGGTTCAGAATCAGTTTATTAGTAAATTTATGTGTTTTCAATGCCGTTTTACGAGCCATATCTATCTCTCATCATCTTTGATGGCGTTATAAATCTCCAGTTTGAGAGATTCATCATCTTCAGTACCCTCCATCAGAGCACAGATGATCTTGTGTAAAAGATCCTTGTCTATGTTCCCAGCAGCTACGTGATAACTAATGTTTTCCATATAGCGTATAAATCTGCCTGTCAGAACTAAATAGCCATTTATCAATAGAAACTGCGCTCCCAGAGAGACGGCAATTCGCTTATTCCCATCGGAGAAACAATGGAATTTGCATGCTCCCCAGATCAGATGAGTAAGCTTATCCTCGATAGTAGGGTAATAATCGTCGTTTTGGATATGATTCAAGACACTCTCAAGCTGACCGCTATTGATAATGCCAGTATCACCACCTCCGCTTATTTTCACAGTCAACAGATGCGTATCAAGAGCCTGCTGGATTGTGATGTAATTAACAGGCATTATCCTCTATCCTTGAGGCGCTTCATTACATCCTTTGCTTCTTCCAGCCTATCCGCAAGTTCCTTGCTCTTCTCTCCCAAGAAGCGCTCAAATTCTTTTGCTTGCAAGGGAGTGATGTATTCCTCTAGCTGGAGGTGAAGTGCATCGCGAAACGCCAGATCGCGGCTAGCCATTTTCACTCGGGCTTTCTCGATAAGGGGTTTTAAGACTGGCTGGGATTCAAAGCTGCGGAATAGCTTATCTGTTTCAAAGAAAGTAAGCTTTCGTCCTTTCTTTTCCGATTGATCCTTTAATAGAGCGGCAAAACCACATTCATAGGCGGCGACGAGATCAAGAATCTCAGCATAAAACGTATCACGCACCTTGTCTTTTTTCTGTAGACGGAGGATAGCCCGATACTCAGAGGCCTGTTCTTTGAATATACTGACATAAATCCGATCTGTATATAGTGGATACTTGAAGTTTCCCATATCTACATTATCTCGAAGTGCATCGGTAAACTGCTTTCTGTAGTTTTCCTCGACAAACCAAGAACCGATGAAATCCTCATCCCTTTGATTGATGTACTTTGTCCCTCCCCCCGTCTTAGCATTGATAGTGTCTATCACTATGTCTAGGATAGCCTGACGGAGTAACCTTGCCCTTTCACTTTCAACCATTAGCATGCCAAGGTTTAAAAAAGCCCTGAAGTCAAATATTCCTAATTGAGGTGCTTTAATGTCAGGGAAATCCATTTCACTAACATCTGCCCATTTTGCGGTTAACTTAAAGTCAGATAGCTTTTTCCCTCGTAGAACCTCGTAACCGTTGTTTTTTAGCTCTGTTTCGAAATTGCTTATATAGTTCTTTATGGTTCTGGTAGTTACTTCGAAGAAGTCAGCAATATGATCAATCAAAAAAACTAGCTTACCTTCAAAGAGTATGCCTTGAAGCTTTACCGCTTTTTGGATTTCGTTAATTGCATACTGATTGTTTAGTATGTTTTGCCTATCCACTGTTGAATTTGTGAGATCTTTTGCCATCTTATACCCCCTCAGAGCTCCACATACGCTTCAGAAATTCCTCTTCGATCAGCCGCACCTTCCAGGTATCGCCTTCCAATTGCAGGTTGGGCAGGTTATTGCTGCCATTCACATAGATGGTATTGAACTCCCAATCCAAAGTGCTGATACGGTTCTTTTGAAACCATGTATCCAGGACAAGGTTGTCTTCCTCCAGGTTTCCGGTGAGCTTGCGCCAGACTATGAGCACCTTCTCTTTGAGCCCATCGTTGGGATTATAGGGATTCTTGGGTACCCAACCCTCCACCTTGCGAATCCACCACTTGCCGTCTGCGGCTTGTTTGAGATCTCCATCCAACACCAGCCGTGTATCCTGATCCTGAGGCAGATCAGGATCTCTCAGGTGGCTGAAGCTAGCATTAAAAGTCTGAGGCTCTGCCAAGTGAACCAAACGCAAGCCGATCAGGTAGTTGAAGGTCTCGATCAGATCAACCGCCCTTTCCACATATTCATCACTGCCGGGTTTCTTTACCTTTAGCAGGTAACAGGTGGGATCGGCAAAAGCATCGATATTCAGCAGACTCTGACTGCCCCGGCTTTCTACCTCCAGCAGATAGTGCATCAGGTAATCCTCTTTGAGAGAATCGCTTGCCTCCAAAGTTCTATCCCAGTTGGGATCGCTCACGAGCACAAGATTGTTGAGTGTGTCCTCATAGCTCTCCAGGCGCAGATACTTGAAACAATGGCTGATACCTGTGTCGCGGTTCTTGGGTTTGCCTTCTTTCCAGTTCTTGCTATACACAACCTTACTGATCCGAGGTTTTAAGACGGTATCGAAGTAGTCACCCATTTCTACTAATATGTATTTGCAGTTTCTAACATCATCACGGTTGAGATTGATGGCCGCATGACCTGTTGTGCCTGAACCTGCAAAATAATCAAGAACTAATGGATTGTCCTCGTTATGAGTGCCCGCGTTTACACAATCAATATTCGTAAATATTGATTTCGGGTACGTAAATGGATTACCTGGTAAAATCTGATTTAGAAGCTGTGTCCCATGATTGTTGGCAGAATACTTTGAGTCAGTCCAACATGATTTATAATTAAATTTCTTTTTTATGCGCTTAATATCATAGATGTTCCTTTGCTTCAGATAATTCACGATGAGTTCGTCCTTGATAGATTCTATCGTGTGTCTGGCGAATCTCCATTTCCTTTCTATACCTTGTGGATCAATAGGATACACATCGATAGTTCCGTCTGCTTGAACCTCATTGATCTTTGGATGGTATTCTTCGGGGCAGAC is a window from the Candidatus Cloacimonadota bacterium genome containing:
- a CDS encoding site-specific DNA-methyltransferase; this encodes YFIHKDLGAFLKRELDFYIKNEVMRLDDIENADAPKAEDYLAKIKVLRKIASKLIEFLAQLEDFQKKLWLKKKFIVETNYCITLDRIPEELYPEIIANQSQHDEWIKLFAIDEIEGDTTTPAYSNPLSLDFLKANNKLVLDTRFFDDSFKARLLSSIDDFDDQCDGLLIHSENFQALNLLQDRYREQVKCIYIDPPYNAQSSEILYKNSYKDSSWLSLIDSRIYSSKNLLRDSGVQIVAIDEVEQEVLGCLLSEHYPDYAKSCITVVHNPSGQQGDNFTYTHEFAYFLYPKPGRFISEQLRDDEGDWDVRNLRDVTGDESLRSSGANCFYAIRVKDSEIIGFGEVCPEEYHPKINEVQADGTIDVYPIDPQGIERKWRFARHTIESIKDELIVNYLKQRNIYDIKRIKKKFNYKSCWTDSKYSANNHGTQLLNQILPGNPFTYPKSIFTNIDCVNAGTHNEDNPLVLDYFAGSGTTGHAAINLNRDDVRNCKYILVEMGDYFDTVLKPRISKVVYSKNWKEGKPKNRDTGISHCFKYLRLESYEDTLNNLVLVSDPNWDRTLEASDSLKEDYLMHYLLEVESRGSQSLLNIDAFADPTCYLLKVKKPGSDEYVERAVDLIETFNYLIGLRLVHLAEPQTFNASFSHLRDPDLPQDQDTRLVLDGDLKQAADGKWWIRKVEGWVPKNPYNPNDGLKEKVLIVWRKLTGNLEEDNLVLDTWFQKNRISTLDWEFNTIYVNGSNNLPNLQLEGDTWKVRLIEEEFLKRMWSSEGV
- a CDS encoding DEAD/DEAH box helicase family protein, translating into MARKTALKTHKFTNKLILNQWLMSQFGIDPIADDVDHTRPFHRLAAPLKDTRLEGFDTDGLHMFYHALVDSELFYNEFHPISKDQLLIYEENIVSHTNAINKMRYRPIKWKYFQWLSLLFVEIYLDRYFTDKEKLLDDLNAYVQLFNDRWTGFLNIDPYAIDDLNKLCLQNATGSGKTLLMHVNLLQFQLYANKHPKANEISRVILLSPNERLSEQHLEELNLSGFYLAQKLNPKSSGRYGTIDVIEITKLGDSEGPNTIATRSLGDQNLLLVDEGHRGMSGKEEGVWFTRRSELCAKGFTFEYSATFAQAVASANNRTFEDSYAKAIIFDYSYRWFYEDGFGKDYQILNLPKTYQKVQDIYLTACLLKYYQQLKVYQDKARELEPFNLEKPLWVFVGSTVTKKKGKQKIELPSEELLADVGLIIVFFAKFLSNKDAFIRYIEQILYGGGHSTGLLDDNGNDIFAHSFAYLLKTLNAHDNLDVVYLDILKHLFNNPASGQLRMDRIKGDSGEVALYLGNSDIPFGLINVGDAKGLCDHVEAYARQFDIQLSVEESDFTEAMFASVKDSSSSINLLVGSKKFIEGWDCWRVSTMGLMHVGRTEGTQIIQLFGRGVRLKGYNWSLKRSGHIHELKKPDFIEDIETLNVFGIEADFMEKFRQFLKDEGLPGNEKREVITIPMNVTADFGKKLKILRPKKKQDGSEYDFKKDGPIPSIGSVPQYLQKNAVVSDWYPRIQSIKSKGTLQGGQKDEVKLKSKHISLLDLDSLYFELERFKREKSWHNLTITKQGITSLLSDSSWYRLYLPETRLAPQNYQDVLILQQIATELVRRFTEKYYNFCKKSFIEPRLELRELTRDDDNLPSEDQYRIIVDGDDQTLIQQIEKLKQEIISNKQDLIAVGDLKACNFGKHLFQPLFHVQSGGNITILPIALGESEYQFVTDLKDWCDKNNHLMKSTGMELFLLRNLSRGKGVGFFEAGNFHPDFILWMLSGDKQYVHFIEPHGLMHEGINSPKIQFHKTIKDIEARLGDPNVILSSWILSWTPKNELKLRGYDPEEYMRNNVVFMEDTDEYINRVFQLEDLGDHV
- a CDS encoding DNA-binding protein: MAKDLTNSTVDRQNILNNQYAINEIQKAVKLQGILFEGKLVFLIDHIADFFEVTTRTIKNYISNFETELKNNGYEVLRGKKLSDFKLTAKWADVSEMDFPDIKAPQLGIFDFRAFLNLGMLMVESERARLLRQAILDIVIDTINAKTGGGTKYINQRDEDFIGSWFVEENYRKQFTDALRDNVDMGNFKYPLYTDRIYVSIFKEQASEYRAILRLQKKDKVRDTFYAEILDLVAAYECGFAALLKDQSEKKGRKLTFFETDKLFRSFESQPVLKPLIEKARVKMASRDLAFRDALHLQLEEYITPLQAKEFERFLGEKSKELADRLEEAKDVMKRLKDRG
- a CDS encoding Fic family protein, with the protein product MPVNYITIQQALDTHLLTVKISGGGDTGIINSGQLESVLNHIQNDDYYPTIEDKLTHLIWGACKFHCFSDGNKRIAVSLGAQFLLINGYLVLTGRFIRYMENISYHVAAGNIDKDLLHKIICALMEGTEDDESLKLEIYNAIKDDER
- a CDS encoding SIR2 family protein, whose translation is MPGQDDLNVIYNSYQEEVHALEDLIIQGNCVFLIGAGCSRIANLPLMADLTAKVVISSELSDKSKQILQEVSKQFAGARDSNIEDYLSDIVDFLSIIDRRRNRGIVDSSLYIGNQSVSSNDLRTALEEIKQGIASAIQNPDDETDISVHRSFVKSVHRPTRPGKQTSTGKVTYINLNYDTLLEDALALEKIPFYDGIDGGATGWWNYEKFFHKDVGTRVLKLHGSIDWTQVDEDPLPRRIASEKLHNVTNKQVMIWPASTKYRETQLDPFAQLLTLARHALQSENQSEKVLVVLGYSFSDAHINSEIDRALKNSEGSLTIIVLTSFDEPCGYLKNWYEDSSIKDQIRIYANKGFYHGNEVKTSSTDLLWWKFENLVKLIRGEL